The Arthrobacter russicus genome has a segment encoding these proteins:
- a CDS encoding hydroxymethylpyrimidine/phosphomethylpyrimidine kinase — translation MTSTQHNPAIALTIAGSEATGGAGAQADLKTFQALGVFGIAALTCIVSFDPKQSWNHRFVPVDAQVIADQLEAITTAYHPEQLDTVKIGMLGTPATIDTVAASLAGHDWQNIVLDPVLICKGQEPGAALDTDQALKREILPKASFVTPNHFESLSLSGMSEIGDVEDLKEAARRIFDSAGATVLAKGGVRLAGAEAVDVFYDGSTLEVLSAPKVGEVAVSGAGCSLAAAIAAELAKGAAPLTAAYTAKAFVTAAIEARVSSRAPFDAVWQGAR, via the coding sequence ATGACTTCCACGCAGCACAATCCCGCCATCGCGTTGACCATCGCTGGTTCCGAGGCGACCGGCGGAGCAGGCGCCCAGGCCGATCTGAAGACCTTCCAAGCGCTGGGCGTCTTCGGCATCGCGGCCTTGACCTGCATCGTCTCTTTCGATCCGAAACAGAGTTGGAACCACCGCTTCGTCCCGGTGGACGCCCAGGTCATCGCGGACCAGCTCGAGGCGATCACCACGGCCTACCATCCGGAACAACTGGACACGGTCAAAATCGGCATGCTCGGCACGCCCGCGACCATCGACACCGTGGCCGCATCGCTGGCCGGGCATGACTGGCAGAACATCGTGCTGGATCCGGTGCTGATCTGCAAAGGCCAGGAGCCGGGTGCCGCCCTGGACACCGACCAGGCCCTGAAACGCGAGATCCTGCCCAAGGCCAGCTTCGTGACACCGAATCATTTCGAATCGCTTTCGCTCTCCGGAATGAGCGAAATCGGCGACGTCGAGGACCTCAAAGAAGCCGCCCGGCGGATCTTCGACTCGGCCGGCGCCACGGTGCTCGCCAAGGGCGGAGTACGCCTGGCCGGGGCCGAAGCGGTCGATGTGTTCTACGACGGATCCACGCTCGAAGTGCTCAGTGCGCCGAAAGTCGGCGAGGTCGCGGTCTCCGGAGCCGGCTGCTCCCTGGCTGCCGCGATCGCCGCGGAACTCGCCAAAGGCGCGGCTCCGCTCACCGCTGCGTACACCGCAAAGGCTTTTGTCACCGCGGCCATCGAAGCGCGGGTCAGTTCCCGGGCCCCGTTCGACGCGGTTTGGCAGGGCGCGAGGTAA
- a CDS encoding PIG-L family deacetylase, which yields MLPEKPAAADGILRLLFIHAHPDDESITTGGTMAAFARSGAQVSLLTATRGELGEVIPEELRYLEQGLPKPGRPGQSVPDGGAGLALVRTAELNQAAAELGVRQRMFLGEWPALAPGAAPIAYRDSGMSWGPAGPDGVRRAQAAEPVDPAAFSAVPLDEVAGHAAALIRALRPDVVVSYAADGGYGHPDHVRSHQMTVRAIELAGQTADQANPAWDVPAGYAILSDRPADGQDPEAPVFWIDGDLTAKRAALQAHRTQVSVRDDEFALSDLRFRPLSAKEGFQLLHTGSGASEAARRPVQRTRSDWFGYALASIFAGVLAAVFGTMLHGRSSMLGAAQVPWGAALALILVAATVVLIGAWSRAPLLGMVTGAAAYAMCVIFSIPHGQVGLIISNLAGNLWLYGVAGVTVLYMLSSAVLATRSRAARERRNSGRRGART from the coding sequence TTGCTGCCCGAAAAGCCCGCAGCCGCCGACGGAATCCTCCGCCTGCTGTTCATCCATGCCCACCCGGACGACGAGTCGATCACCACGGGTGGCACGATGGCGGCCTTTGCCCGCTCCGGTGCGCAGGTCAGCTTGCTGACCGCCACCCGGGGCGAGCTCGGCGAGGTCATTCCGGAGGAATTACGCTATTTGGAGCAAGGGCTGCCGAAACCCGGCCGCCCCGGGCAATCTGTGCCCGACGGCGGCGCCGGACTGGCTCTGGTCCGGACCGCGGAATTGAACCAGGCCGCCGCCGAACTCGGTGTCCGGCAGCGGATGTTCCTCGGTGAATGGCCGGCTTTGGCCCCGGGAGCGGCTCCGATTGCCTATCGGGACTCCGGAATGTCCTGGGGGCCGGCCGGCCCCGACGGCGTGCGCCGGGCGCAAGCTGCTGAACCAGTCGATCCGGCAGCGTTTTCGGCGGTCCCTTTGGACGAGGTCGCCGGTCATGCCGCCGCCTTGATCAGGGCATTGCGGCCCGACGTGGTGGTCAGTTATGCGGCCGACGGCGGCTACGGGCATCCAGACCACGTGCGCAGCCATCAGATGACGGTACGGGCCATCGAACTTGCCGGACAGACAGCAGACCAAGCGAATCCGGCGTGGGACGTTCCCGCCGGTTATGCGATCTTGTCCGATCGGCCCGCGGACGGCCAGGACCCGGAAGCCCCGGTGTTCTGGATCGATGGCGACCTGACGGCCAAGCGGGCGGCCTTGCAGGCGCACCGCACCCAGGTTTCGGTCCGGGACGACGAATTCGCATTGAGCGATTTGCGCTTCCGGCCGCTTTCCGCCAAGGAAGGATTCCAGCTGCTGCACACCGGCTCCGGAGCCTCGGAAGCGGCGCGGCGCCCGGTTCAGCGAACCCGCTCCGATTGGTTCGGTTATGCCTTGGCTTCGATTTTCGCGGGCGTTCTGGCTGCGGTCTTCGGCACCATGTTGCACGGCCGCAGCTCGATGCTCGGTGCAGCCCAGGTTCCTTGGGGGGCAGCTCTGGCCCTGATCCTGGTGGCGGCGACCGTGGTCCTGATCGGGGCTTGGTCCCGTGCTCCGCTGCTCGGCATGGTGACCGGCGCCGCGGCATATGCCATGTGCGTTATATTTTCGATTCCGCATGGCCAAGTCGGGTTGATCATTTCGAACCTGGCCGGGAATCTCTGGCTCTACGGCGTGGCCGGCGTCACCGTGCTCTACATGCTCAGCTCGGCGGTTCTGGCAACGCGCTCAAGGGCTGCCCGGGAGCGCCGGAACTCCGGTCGACGTGGTGCACGAACATGA